AACAACCATCGGATGGAAATTGGCCTTTCTCTATGTGGCAGCCGGCTTGTTTGTAGGAATCATTGGCGGTCTATTGATTGAATATCTCAAACTAGAAAAGTGGGTGGAGGAGTATGTTTGGAAGATCCGCATGGGAAAAGGTCCGCTTCAAAAAGCCAGTCAATCCATTTCTGCCCGCCTGACTTTCGCAAAGGAGCAAGTCAGGGAAATCGTGGGACGGATTTGGAAATATGTCATTGCAGGTGTCGCATTGGGAGCGTTATTGCACGGCTTTGTACCACAAGATTTCTTTGCCACTTATGCCACGAAATCCAATCCATTTGCCGTACCCATCGCAGTGTTGTCAGGCATCCCACTTTACTCAAATGCAACAGGTGTGATTCCTGTCGTTGAGGCTTTGATGGGTAAAGGCGTACCGATCGGCACCCTGCTTGCCTTGATGATGTCAGTCGCCGCCATTTCCCTGCCGGAAATGATCATTTTGAGAAAAGTGCTTAAGCCACAAATGATCGCAACCTTTACAGCAATCCTGTTCATCTCATTTGTCGGCGTCGGCTATCTTTTCAACGCCCTCATCTAAATGTGGCCCCACCATATCAATGGCAACAGCCCGACTGTTGCGCAAAAGAAAAGGAGCTCTCAATGAAAGTTATAAAAGTCCTTGGTTCCGGATGCAAAAAATGCAACCAGACAGCGGAAATGATCGAACAAAAGGCACAAGACCTAGGCGTTGACATTACCATCGAGAAGGTAACCGACATGCAAGACATCTTGTCCTACGGCGTCATGTCCACCCCTGGTGTTGTAGTGGATGAGCACGTTGTCCATA
The nucleotide sequence above comes from Cohaesibacter intestini. Encoded proteins:
- a CDS encoding permease; translated protein: MLDIFTKLANLITYELLGLTKDTRLAEAIHFFIEDITKIFALLTVVIFMIGFCRSMLTPERVRTIVSNKPRFISYPMAVGLGAVTPFCSCSSVPLFIGFLEAGIPLGVTTAFLIASPMINEVAIIVLATTIGWKLAFLYVAAGLFVGIIGGLLIEYLKLEKWVEEYVWKIRMGKGPLQKASQSISARLTFAKEQVREIVGRIWKYVIAGVALGALLHGFVPQDFFATYATKSNPFAVPIAVLSGIPLYSNATGVIPVVEALMGKGVPIGTLLALMMSVAAISLPEMIILRKVLKPQMIATFTAILFISFVGVGYLFNALI
- a CDS encoding thioredoxin family protein, translated to MKVIKVLGSGCKKCNQTAEMIEQKAQDLGVDITIEKVTDMQDILSYGVMSTPGVVVDEHVVHTGGLPTMASIGDWLA